A window of Selenomonas ruminantium subsp. lactilytica TAM6421 contains these coding sequences:
- a CDS encoding terminase small subunit encodes MLTARRARFVQEMAACGNATEAARRAGYSEKTANKKGYQLMKIPEVREAVDKALEEQRKDSIADLQEVQEFLTAVLRGKIPGSKTRDRVAAANILQRRFPIEDTSSNDTVIIIDDWNGGTIEM; translated from the coding sequence ATGCTGACGGCACGGCGTGCAAGGTTTGTGCAGGAGATGGCGGCTTGTGGTAATGCTACTGAGGCCGCCCGCCGTGCTGGGTATAGCGAAAAGACGGCAAATAAAAAGGGCTATCAACTGATGAAAATCCCTGAAGTAAGGGAAGCGGTAGACAAAGCCCTTGAGGAACAAAGAAAAGACTCCATAGCAGACCTGCAGGAGGTACAGGAGTTCTTGACGGCCGTCTTGCGTGGCAAAATACCCGGTTCAAAAACCCGTGACAGGGTAGCGGCGGCAAATATCCTGCAACGTAGATTCCCTATTGAGGATACCAGCAGCAATGATACTGTGATAATCATTGATGACTGGAACGGCGGAACAATAGAAATGTAA
- the metA gene encoding homoserine O-acetyltransferase MetA, whose protein sequence is MPIKIPNALPATHILEGENIFVMDADRAYSQDIRPLKILILNLMPIKYITETQLLRLLGNTPLQVEVDFIYTESYTPSHTSMDYLAQFYGTFDEVRHKKYDGMIITGAPVENMAFEEVAYWDEIAEIMEWSKKHVYSTFHICWGAQAGLYYHYGVPKYQVPEKIFGVFPHHLCVEHEKLLRGFDDVFYVPHSRHTEEHKEDILKVPELTILAEAEGVAGPYIIANLEKRQFFITGHAEYDPTTLKQEYDRDFKAGLNPKIPQNYYPNDDPTQQPIVRWRSVAHLLFANWLNYYVYQETPYELDELYKEQDD, encoded by the coding sequence ATGCCAATTAAGATACCCAATGCGTTGCCAGCAACGCATATTCTCGAAGGGGAAAATATCTTTGTGATGGATGCGGATCGGGCATACAGTCAGGATATTCGCCCGTTGAAGATTCTCATTCTGAATCTGATGCCGATTAAATATATTACGGAAACCCAGCTTTTACGTTTATTGGGTAATACGCCGCTGCAGGTAGAAGTAGACTTCATTTATACCGAGAGTTATACGCCCAGTCATACGTCGATGGACTATCTGGCGCAATTCTACGGTACCTTTGACGAGGTGCGCCACAAGAAATATGATGGCATGATCATCACGGGTGCTCCTGTGGAAAATATGGCCTTTGAGGAAGTCGCCTATTGGGATGAGATTGCAGAAATCATGGAATGGAGCAAGAAACATGTCTATTCTACATTCCATATCTGCTGGGGGGCTCAGGCTGGGCTTTACTACCATTATGGCGTTCCTAAGTATCAGGTGCCCGAGAAGATTTTTGGCGTGTTCCCGCATCATCTTTGCGTGGAACATGAAAAGCTTCTGCGGGGCTTCGATGATGTCTTTTACGTGCCTCATTCCCGTCATACGGAGGAGCACAAGGAAGATATCCTGAAAGTTCCGGAACTAACTATTCTGGCTGAAGCGGAAGGCGTTGCTGGCCCCTACATCATTGCCAATCTGGAGAAGCGGCAGTTTTTCATCACCGGTCATGCAGAGTATGATCCTACGACGTTGAAGCAGGAATACGATCGTGACTTTAAGGCTGGTCTGAATCCGAAGATTCCGCAGAATTATTACCCGAATGATGATCCTACACAGCAGCCCATTGTACGTTGGCGCAGTGTGGCTCATTTGCTGTTTGCCAATTGGCTGAATTACTATGTTTATCAGGAAACTCCTTATGAATTGGATGAACTCTATAAGGAACAGGACGATTAA